In one Moritella sp. 5 genomic region, the following are encoded:
- the aroK gene encoding shikimate kinase AroK, with translation MAEKRNIFLIGPMGAGKSTIGRQLASQLHLDFIDSDHEIERRTGADISWVFDVEGEAGFRVREAEVIDDLTQEQGIVLATGGGSILSNESRNYLSARGVVVYLETTIDKQLVRTSRDKRRPLLQTEEPREVLETLADARNPLYEEIADFTVKTDEQSAKVVANQIIKLLDF, from the coding sequence ATGGCTGAAAAACGTAATATATTCCTAATAGGCCCAATGGGCGCAGGTAAAAGTACAATTGGTCGCCAACTAGCGAGCCAGTTGCATTTAGACTTTATCGATTCGGATCATGAAATTGAACGCCGTACAGGTGCTGACATTTCATGGGTATTCGATGTTGAAGGTGAAGCTGGTTTCCGTGTTCGTGAGGCGGAAGTGATTGACGATCTAACACAAGAGCAAGGTATTGTGTTAGCAACGGGTGGAGGCTCTATTTTAAGTAACGAGAGTCGTAATTACCTTTCTGCTCGTGGTGTAGTTGTTTATTTAGAAACAACTATTGATAAGCAGTTAGTAAGAACATCACGCGATAAGCGTCGCCCTTTACTACAAACAGAAGAACCACGTGAAGTTCTGGAAACATTAGCTGATGCTCGTAATCCTTTATACGAAGAGATTGCTGATTTTACAGTTAAAACAGACGAACAAAGTGCGAAAGTTGTGGCGAATCAAATTATAAAGTTATTGGATTTTTAA
- the pilM gene encoding type IV pilus assembly protein PilM yields MIGVDFGSSSVKALALSKRSEHYVVDMVSEVATPKGCVVDHQLQDIEALINVLQQVRQDFPFRYKQAATAVSGTNVITKIIYVDTDLSGPELEMHIELEAESLIPFPLDEISLDFEILGVNDNNPSKHNVLLSATRTESVTSLAGCLEENDFIPQIVDVAAHALARSHDLYLRLAELQDDSKVVAAIDIGTNMTIFSMLHQGESIYSRVQNFGGENYTRTISEHYSLKRDEAEKMKIAQNLPLDYDIDVLAPYITACIQQIRRNVQLFTNSGSLQKIDMITLSGGSALIMELAQQVENELGITTRVANPFAQFDYSEDVEDKARLIANGPRYMVALGLAMRAL; encoded by the coding sequence ATGATCGGAGTTGATTTTGGATCATCGTCCGTAAAAGCCCTAGCGCTGTCTAAGCGATCAGAGCATTATGTGGTAGATATGGTATCAGAGGTTGCAACGCCAAAAGGATGTGTCGTTGATCACCAATTGCAAGATATAGAAGCATTAATTAATGTGTTGCAACAAGTGCGTCAAGATTTTCCTTTCCGTTATAAACAAGCTGCTACTGCCGTATCTGGTACGAATGTTATTACAAAAATTATATATGTTGATACAGACCTTTCTGGCCCAGAGCTTGAAATGCATATCGAACTGGAAGCGGAGAGTTTAATTCCTTTTCCGCTTGACGAAATCAGCCTAGATTTTGAAATATTAGGCGTTAATGACAATAATCCCAGCAAGCATAATGTGTTGTTGAGCGCTACTCGTACCGAAAGCGTTACTTCATTAGCGGGCTGTTTAGAAGAAAATGACTTTATCCCTCAAATTGTCGATGTAGCTGCACATGCGTTAGCACGATCTCATGATCTTTATTTACGTTTGGCTGAATTACAAGATGATAGCAAGGTGGTTGCTGCGATAGATATTGGCACCAATATGACTATTTTTTCAATGTTGCATCAGGGGGAGTCGATTTATTCTCGTGTGCAAAATTTTGGTGGCGAAAATTACACGCGAACAATCAGCGAGCATTATAGCTTAAAGCGTGACGAAGCAGAGAAAATGAAGATCGCTCAAAACTTGCCGTTGGATTACGACATTGATGTTCTCGCCCCTTATATAACGGCATGCATCCAACAAATCCGTCGTAATGTGCAATTGTTTACTAACTCAGGATCGTTACAAAAGATTGATATGATCACATTGAGTGGTGGTTCTGCATTAATCATGGAGTTGGCTCAACAAGTTGAAAACGAATTGGGGATTACTACTCGGGTCGCGAATCCTTTTGCACAATTTGATTATTCTGAAGATGTCGAAGATAAAGCGCGTTTAATTGCGAATGGTCCTCGTTATATGGTGGCACTTGGTTTAGCGATGAGGGCTTTATAA
- a CDS encoding type IV pilus secretin PilQ, whose translation MTKSHVRCAKIAKILVLWTTILCSAFSFAEPQLKQIHLNALAEGQLELELEFSENVVEYADKLQYSPHQLIILVPDASSTLLLNPVVIEQGNVLNVAAERVDLGLKITIALDELVPYQITQTNNSLIATFGLLTRDVTIPEIADNTADMDTLVLAVEPTVATIGNSAVLPAASAVDNIVSLYVPSATVSPSLLVTKDGRQVTVKSPKTEEVIPVEEDVSGFVNQVRGIDFRTGNDGSGKLILTMKNSSMAVDIQRKGNKLIAEFHSTAILKELLYILDVADFGTPVTAIETFHDEGVTAFELDVNDDFTYRYDQADNIFVIEIAKQDPDEKTSKYQGQAISLNFQDIPVRTVLQLIADFNEFNLVTTDSVNGNITLRLDSVPWEQALDIVMKVKGLSKQLEGNVLMVAPSDELSALERRDLVSKKEVEDLAELQSEFIQVNFAKAADITKLLAQKDSSLLSSRGSVSFDARTNTVLIKDTATAIANVRRIVDVLDIPVRQVVIEARMVSVVDNLDDELGIRWGLSGSTDIGSGFGLSSGSIEGNDALSGGRVPAIGDRLNVNLPVASPAGSIAFQIAELANGQILDLELSALEAEQKAEVIASPRITTTDQKSAYIEQGTEIPYVESSSSGATTIAFKKAVLGLQVTPHITPDNKIILDLKINQDTRGDDVKTVGGEAVSIDTQVISTQVLVENGETIVLGGIFKHEIKKIVTKVPVLGDIPWLGVLFRSTKNINQKRELLIFVTPKVVVDTL comes from the coding sequence ATGACTAAATCACATGTAAGATGTGCCAAAATAGCAAAAATTTTGGTTTTATGGACGACCATTTTATGTTCTGCTTTCAGCTTTGCTGAACCGCAACTAAAACAAATTCATTTAAACGCTTTGGCAGAAGGGCAGTTAGAGCTCGAACTGGAGTTTAGTGAAAATGTTGTTGAATATGCAGATAAATTGCAATATTCACCGCATCAACTAATTATTTTAGTACCGGATGCTAGCTCAACCTTACTACTTAACCCGGTGGTTATCGAACAAGGTAATGTATTAAATGTAGCAGCAGAACGTGTTGATTTAGGCCTTAAAATTACCATTGCCTTAGATGAACTCGTGCCGTATCAAATCACTCAAACTAATAACAGCTTAATCGCGACGTTTGGTTTACTTACTCGTGATGTGACTATACCTGAAATCGCAGATAATACCGCAGATATGGATACTTTGGTGCTTGCTGTTGAGCCGACAGTTGCTACTATCGGCAATAGTGCAGTACTGCCGGCTGCTTCTGCTGTTGATAATATTGTTAGTCTTTATGTACCTTCTGCGACAGTAAGTCCTTCATTGTTAGTCACTAAAGATGGTCGTCAAGTGACAGTGAAATCGCCTAAAACTGAAGAGGTTATACCGGTTGAAGAAGATGTTAGCGGTTTTGTAAACCAAGTGCGTGGGATTGATTTTCGTACTGGTAATGATGGCAGTGGTAAATTAATTTTAACCATGAAAAATAGCTCTATGGCCGTTGATATTCAACGTAAAGGCAATAAATTAATCGCAGAGTTTCACAGTACGGCTATTTTGAAAGAATTGCTCTATATTTTAGATGTGGCTGATTTTGGTACACCTGTAACCGCGATTGAAACTTTTCATGATGAAGGTGTGACTGCGTTTGAATTAGACGTGAATGATGATTTTACTTACCGTTATGATCAAGCTGATAATATTTTTGTGATTGAAATTGCTAAGCAAGATCCAGATGAAAAAACCAGTAAATATCAAGGACAAGCGATCTCGCTTAACTTCCAAGATATTCCTGTGCGTACAGTATTACAATTAATCGCTGATTTTAATGAGTTTAACTTAGTTACCACTGATTCTGTGAATGGTAATATCACCCTGCGTTTAGATAGTGTACCATGGGAGCAGGCACTTGATATTGTCATGAAAGTGAAAGGTTTAAGCAAGCAGCTTGAAGGTAATGTACTGATGGTTGCCCCTTCGGATGAATTATCGGCATTAGAGCGCCGTGATCTTGTCAGTAAAAAAGAAGTGGAAGATTTAGCTGAGTTACAATCAGAATTTATTCAGGTTAACTTTGCAAAAGCCGCTGATATCACAAAGCTTTTAGCACAAAAAGATTCTAGTCTGTTATCATCGCGGGGTTCGGTTAGTTTTGATGCACGCACGAATACGGTATTAATTAAAGATACTGCGACTGCAATCGCTAATGTGAGGCGGATTGTTGACGTATTGGACATTCCGGTTCGTCAGGTGGTTATTGAAGCGAGAATGGTGTCTGTAGTTGATAATCTGGATGATGAACTTGGGATCCGTTGGGGTCTAAGCGGCAGTACTGACATTGGCAGTGGCTTTGGTTTATCATCGGGTTCGATTGAAGGTAACGATGCTCTTTCTGGTGGTCGTGTACCCGCTATTGGTGACAGACTCAATGTTAATTTACCCGTGGCATCACCCGCAGGTTCTATCGCTTTTCAGATTGCTGAATTAGCGAATGGTCAGATACTCGATTTAGAACTTTCTGCATTAGAAGCAGAACAAAAAGCTGAAGTGATTGCGAGTCCAAGAATTACCACTACTGACCAAAAGTCTGCGTATATTGAACAAGGTACGGAAATCCCGTATGTTGAATCAAGTTCAAGTGGTGCAACCACTATTGCTTTTAAAAAAGCGGTATTGGGTTTACAAGTTACACCACACATTACTCCGGATAATAAAATAATCTTAGATTTGAAAATTAATCAGGATACTCGTGGTGATGATGTGAAAACCGTTGGTGGTGAAGCTGTCTCTATTGATACCCAAGTTATTAGCACGCAAGTGTTGGTTGAGAATGGCGAAACTATCGTGTTAGGCGGTATATTTAAGCATGAAATTAAAAAGATTGTAACGAAAGTTCCGGTTCTCGGTGATATCCCTTGGTTAGGTGTATTGTTCCGTAGTACTAAGAATATTAACCAAAAACGAGAGCTGTTAATCTTCGTTACACCAAAAGTGGTAGTGGATACGTTGTAA
- the rpe gene encoding ribulose-phosphate 3-epimerase has translation MKNFLIAPSILSANFASLGQEVDAVLAAGADVIHFDVMDNHYVPNLTIGPMICKALRDHGVTAPIDVHLMVRPVDHMINEFAKAGASMITFHAEASDHVDRSLQLIKEHGLKAGLVLNPATPLHYLDYVMDKLDMILLMSVNPGFGGQSFIPSTLQKLRDVRKLIDASGHDIILEIDGGVKVDNIREIAEAGADMFVAGSAIYGQEDYKKVIDEMRSELEKANV, from the coding sequence ATGAAAAACTTTCTGATTGCCCCTTCAATTCTGTCTGCTAATTTTGCTAGCCTTGGCCAAGAAGTCGATGCTGTACTAGCTGCTGGTGCTGACGTCATTCATTTTGATGTTATGGATAACCACTACGTCCCTAATTTAACTATTGGTCCAATGATCTGTAAAGCATTGCGTGATCACGGTGTGACCGCTCCGATTGATGTGCATTTAATGGTACGACCGGTTGATCATATGATTAATGAATTTGCCAAAGCGGGTGCATCAATGATCACTTTTCATGCTGAAGCGTCTGATCATGTAGACCGTTCTTTGCAACTAATTAAAGAGCATGGTTTAAAAGCTGGCTTAGTATTAAATCCTGCGACACCTCTGCATTACTTAGATTATGTGATGGACAAGTTGGACATGATTTTATTGATGTCGGTAAACCCTGGTTTTGGCGGTCAAAGTTTTATTCCTTCCACCTTACAAAAATTACGTGATGTACGTAAATTGATTGATGCCAGTGGTCATGACATCATTCTTGAAATTGATGGTGGTGTTAAAGTTGATAATATCCGTGAAATTGCAGAAGCAGGTGCTGATATGTTTGTTGCAGGCTCTGCTATTTACGGCCAAGAAGACTATAAAAAAGTCATTGATGAAATGCGTTCGGAGTTAGAAAAAGCCAATGTTTAA
- a CDS encoding phosphoglycolate phosphatase, producing the protein MFKLICFDLDGTLVDSVPDLAAAVNCMLSDFERAHFSEDEVRGWVGNGAQVLVQRALSGSVNISDDIDPALFNDALASFLKHYSANVYTHSVLYPNVKETLTALREAGFKLAIVTNKPMVQTTPVLELAGISEFFELILGGDSLAEKKPNPLPLLHCLDHYQFKAEDALMVGDSKNDIIAAQAANFTSFGLTYGYNYGIPISDSNPDFVADDISELLTAVKLK; encoded by the coding sequence ATGTTTAAGCTTATTTGTTTTGATTTAGACGGTACCCTTGTTGATAGTGTACCTGACCTTGCAGCTGCCGTTAATTGTATGCTGAGTGATTTTGAACGTGCTCATTTCTCGGAAGATGAAGTGCGCGGTTGGGTTGGTAATGGTGCTCAAGTACTCGTGCAGCGTGCGTTATCGGGCAGTGTTAATATATCTGATGATATTGATCCTGCATTATTTAATGATGCGCTGGCGTCATTTTTAAAGCACTATTCTGCAAATGTATATACACACAGCGTGTTATACCCAAATGTAAAAGAAACGCTAACAGCACTGAGAGAGGCAGGGTTTAAACTTGCTATAGTGACCAACAAACCTATGGTTCAAACCACGCCAGTACTTGAATTAGCGGGTATCAGTGAGTTCTTTGAACTGATACTTGGTGGCGATTCGCTGGCTGAGAAAAAACCTAATCCATTACCGTTATTACATTGCTTAGATCACTATCAGTTTAAAGCTGAAGATGCGCTAATGGTGGGAGATTCTAAGAACGATATTATTGCAGCACAAGCGGCAAACTTCACTAGCTTTGGTTTAACGTATGGTTATAACTACGGCATTCCAATTAGTGACAGTAATCCTGACTTTGTGGCAGATGATATCAGTGAGCTATTAACGGCAGTGAAATTAAAGTAA
- a CDS encoding SPOR domain-containing protein, with amino-acid sequence MHYSVQTEIYSQTQLCERLRHLTQFSSHLLFVSGESGSGKSTVLRNYVESDFNQKTITIDAQQCHDDTGVRTQVLQQISYDGRFNAHIMLAESLPLFAQQLEHEFTLCIDNAMSLSPASIAEFAQLVELSLNHKINIKVNIILFAESKWVDITILPLAKSATNVLELEMTVLDPQAAVQFVEQQFSQADYKPTFVNQDAINRQIEACHGNPSELAKCAQAIMQGQVYRAESPTPSTTDKSVITSNKSFYLAAMIAGVLLLGSAGSFLYDTYQTEQQQAADTVLKEPLLLSPVMTQDDAVTTDVNTDAGAIVDASEPQMLASDWDDELPTEIGQTITLTDPVVSVPRPQVGKQRIVIDDAAVNKMIAKQKTSDTAKVIDSKMVVEVADKVVLKDVVNTAKTLTSQAWLMAQPAKNYTFQIAGLSRKSQLKQYLNENELPENVWTYQTLRNNKPWYVVLYGSFTSVEQANAAKLKLPTSVQKDKPWLKRFAQIQRDL; translated from the coding sequence GTGCACTATTCAGTTCAAACTGAAATTTATTCTCAAACGCAGCTGTGTGAACGGCTGCGTCATCTCACACAATTCTCTTCACATTTATTATTCGTAAGCGGTGAATCTGGTTCTGGTAAATCAACGGTATTACGTAATTATGTAGAATCAGATTTTAATCAAAAAACCATTACAATTGATGCGCAGCAGTGCCATGATGATACGGGAGTGAGAACGCAAGTATTACAGCAGATCAGCTATGATGGTCGTTTCAATGCGCATATAATGTTAGCCGAGAGCTTACCGTTATTTGCTCAGCAGCTTGAACATGAATTCACGCTATGTATTGATAATGCCATGTCATTATCGCCAGCAAGTATTGCTGAGTTTGCGCAATTAGTAGAATTAAGCCTTAATCATAAAATTAATATTAAAGTAAATATCATTTTATTTGCAGAAAGTAAGTGGGTTGATATAACCATACTGCCATTGGCAAAATCAGCAACCAATGTATTGGAGTTGGAAATGACCGTATTAGATCCGCAAGCCGCTGTGCAATTTGTTGAGCAGCAATTTAGTCAGGCTGATTATAAACCCACGTTTGTTAATCAGGATGCAATTAATCGTCAAATTGAAGCGTGTCATGGTAATCCATCTGAATTAGCAAAATGTGCGCAAGCGATCATGCAGGGGCAGGTTTATCGCGCTGAATCACCAACGCCGAGTACGACGGATAAATCTGTGATAACGTCAAATAAGTCATTTTATTTAGCGGCGATGATTGCTGGCGTGTTGCTGTTAGGTAGTGCAGGCTCATTTTTATATGACACTTATCAAACTGAGCAACAACAAGCTGCTGATACTGTACTGAAAGAGCCTCTATTGCTTTCTCCTGTGATGACACAAGATGATGCAGTGACAACGGATGTAAATACAGATGCAGGGGCTATTGTCGATGCGAGCGAACCTCAAATGTTAGCCAGTGATTGGGATGATGAGTTACCAACCGAAATAGGTCAAACTATCACGTTAACAGATCCTGTTGTGTCCGTACCAAGACCGCAAGTGGGTAAACAGCGAATTGTGATTGATGATGCTGCTGTGAATAAGATGATTGCCAAGCAAAAAACATCAGATACTGCAAAAGTAATTGATAGTAAAATGGTTGTGGAAGTCGCTGACAAAGTGGTACTAAAAGACGTTGTAAATACAGCTAAAACATTAACCAGCCAAGCTTGGTTGATGGCTCAACCGGCGAAAAATTATACATTTCAAATTGCAGGGTTAAGTCGTAAATCACAGCTAAAGCAGTATTTAAACGAGAACGAATTACCTGAAAATGTCTGGACATATCAAACACTACGTAACAACAAGCCTTGGTATGTGGTTCTTTATGGTAGCTTTACCAGTGTTGAGCAGGCTAATGCCGCGAAACTAAAATTGCCGACGTCCGTACAAAAAGATAAACCGTGGTTGAAACGATTCGCTCAGATCCAAAGAGATTTATAA
- the aroB gene encoding 3-dehydroquinate synthase, with protein MESLTVELGERSYPIYIGEGVLTQVAQFTAAITTNKVVVISNDTVAPLYLQRVQALLHDYKFDSIILSDGEQFKTLDTLNEIFTALLRENCGRDTTLIALGGGVIGDMVGFAAACYQRGIPFIQIPTTVLSQVDSSVGGKTAVNHPLGKNMIGAFYQPNAVFIDTDCLATLPRRELAAGMAEVIKYGIIYDADFFVWLEENIVALMALDTAALEYAIYRCCEIKAEIVAIDEKEQGLRALLNLGHTYGHAIEAEMGYGVWLHGEAVAAGMVMAAQTSALMGLLTASQVTRIAALIAAAELPLLAPAEMSFDAFMQHMKRDKKVLNGQLRFILPTSIGSAEVLSTVTESTLRDVVNFHNQADSSALFSSN; from the coding sequence ATGGAAAGTTTAACTGTTGAACTGGGTGAGCGGAGCTACCCTATTTATATTGGTGAAGGCGTATTAACGCAAGTAGCGCAATTTACGGCTGCAATAACAACCAATAAAGTTGTCGTGATCTCAAACGATACGGTTGCACCGTTGTATTTACAACGCGTTCAAGCATTGTTACACGACTATAAATTTGACAGTATTATTCTTTCTGATGGTGAACAATTTAAAACCTTAGATACTTTAAATGAGATCTTTACCGCGCTACTGCGTGAGAATTGTGGACGTGATACCACGTTGATCGCTCTCGGTGGTGGTGTTATTGGTGACATGGTTGGCTTTGCGGCCGCCTGTTACCAACGCGGTATCCCCTTTATTCAAATCCCGACGACTGTGTTGAGTCAAGTTGACTCCTCGGTTGGCGGTAAAACGGCTGTTAATCATCCGTTGGGTAAAAATATGATTGGTGCTTTTTATCAGCCCAATGCTGTTTTTATCGATACGGATTGTTTAGCTACCTTGCCTCGACGCGAACTGGCGGCTGGTATGGCTGAAGTGATTAAGTATGGGATCATTTATGATGCGGACTTTTTTGTTTGGCTAGAAGAAAACATTGTAGCGCTCATGGCGCTCGATACGGCAGCGTTGGAATACGCAATTTATCGTTGCTGTGAAATTAAAGCTGAAATTGTTGCTATTGATGAAAAAGAGCAGGGTTTACGCGCGTTGCTCAATCTTGGTCATACCTATGGTCATGCTATTGAAGCTGAAATGGGTTATGGTGTTTGGCTACACGGTGAAGCGGTTGCTGCTGGGATGGTCATGGCAGCACAAACATCGGCATTAATGGGGCTATTAACAGCATCTCAAGTAACACGTATTGCTGCATTAATTGCGGCTGCTGAGCTGCCTTTACTGGCACCAGCAGAAATGAGCTTTGACGCATTTATGCAGCACATGAAACGTGATAAGAAAGTACTTAATGGCCAGCTTCGTTTTATTTTACCAACATCAATTGGCAGTGCCGAAGTATTATCGACAGTAACTGAAAGTACGTTACGCGATGTGGTTAATTTCCATAATCAGGCGGATTCTAGTGCACTATTCAGTTCAAACTGA
- a CDS encoding type 4a pilus biogenesis protein PilO: protein MNLQELNELDLEDLGNWPKPAKIAINIIFSVLIAALFYWVFISTSLQTLDNIEKKEASLRLQFEAKASLAGNLGLYTDQMSEMENLFNSMLRQLPSKSETAGLLDDLSYIGQHNGLQLRKFKWLQEVKRDFSYEVPVNLEVIGTFHQLGQFTSDIAALPRIVTLEDFTITKLQGELLKVNMIARTYRYKGDK from the coding sequence ATGAATTTACAGGAACTTAATGAACTTGATCTTGAAGATCTTGGTAATTGGCCTAAGCCCGCTAAAATAGCCATTAATATTATATTTTCAGTGTTAATTGCTGCGTTATTTTATTGGGTTTTTATTTCAACTTCACTACAAACGCTCGATAATATTGAAAAGAAAGAGGCGAGTTTAAGGTTACAGTTTGAAGCAAAAGCAAGTCTTGCTGGTAACTTAGGTTTATATACCGATCAGATGTCGGAGATGGAAAATTTATTTAACAGTATGCTTAGGCAGTTACCATCCAAAAGTGAGACTGCTGGATTGCTTGATGATTTGAGCTATATTGGTCAGCATAATGGTTTGCAATTACGTAAATTCAAATGGTTGCAGGAAGTAAAACGAGACTTTTCTTATGAAGTACCCGTTAATCTTGAAGTGATAGGTACTTTTCATCAACTTGGTCAGTTTACCAGTGATATTGCAGCGTTACCACGGATTGTAACGCTAGAAGATTTCACTATTACTAAGTTGCAAGGCGAATTACTCAAAGTGAATATGATTGCCCGTACTTATCGTTATAAGGGGGATAAATGA
- a CDS encoding Dam family site-specific DNA-(adenine-N6)-methyltransferase — MQKTRAFLKWAGGKYSLVDRLREKLPAGKRLVEPFVGACSVFLNTDYDEYLLNDINPDLINMYKILQQKPEQFIADAQRFFTPEFNDKERYYKIREKFNKTRDPYQRSLMFLYMNRHGFNGLCRYNKSGGFNVPFGSYKKPYFPLKELRFFAEKSKKATFICESYSEVYKRLRSDDVVYCDPPYAPLSTTASFTSYATNGFSLDDQALLAKVSRETAQERQIPILISNHDIPLTRELYHGSIFEVVQVKRTISRNAGKRNKVDELLALYS, encoded by the coding sequence ATGCAGAAAACGCGAGCCTTCTTAAAATGGGCCGGAGGTAAGTATTCTCTGGTTGATCGTCTACGTGAAAAACTACCGGCTGGTAAGCGTTTAGTTGAACCGTTTGTTGGCGCTTGCTCAGTATTTTTAAATACTGATTATGACGAGTACTTGTTGAATGATATTAATCCTGATTTGATTAATATGTACAAGATCCTGCAACAAAAACCTGAGCAATTTATTGCCGATGCTCAGCGTTTCTTTACGCCTGAATTTAATGATAAAGAGCGTTATTATAAAATACGTGAAAAGTTTAACAAAACTCGTGACCCTTATCAGCGTTCGTTAATGTTTCTTTACATGAATCGTCATGGCTTTAATGGTTTATGTCGTTATAACAAATCGGGTGGTTTTAATGTGCCATTTGGTTCTTATAAGAAGCCGTACTTCCCGTTAAAAGAATTACGTTTTTTTGCTGAAAAATCGAAAAAAGCCACGTTTATTTGTGAATCTTATTCTGAAGTTTATAAACGTTTACGCAGTGATGATGTGGTTTATTGTGATCCGCCGTATGCGCCATTAAGTACAACAGCAAGTTTTACTTCGTATGCGACCAATGGATTTAGTCTGGATGATCAGGCGCTACTGGCTAAAGTTTCTCGTGAAACAGCTCAAGAGCGACAGATCCCGATATTGATTTCGAATCATGACATTCCTTTAACGCGTGAACTTTATCATGGTTCTATATTTGAGGTTGTTCAGGTTAAACGCACCATCAGCCGTAATGCTGGTAAGCGTAATAAAGTCGACGAACTGTTGGCGTTATACAGCTAA
- a CDS encoding PilN domain-containing protein has product MSNINLLPWRETEKKSRQQRFFTLSGMSLGVTLLVMMVLNMVVGGYISNQKQRNALLMQEMQVIDIKLGKIKELRGRKDKLQERIDLIQSLQRSRNTPTQLMNTLPQLVPAGVNLATLTFKNDIIKIHGTSDSNTRLAVLLRNIEESTWLSDGNLDSIIALSEAEGNRFEMRFSVTPMMTDEVVLK; this is encoded by the coding sequence ATGTCAAATATTAATCTTCTACCGTGGCGAGAAACCGAGAAAAAGTCCCGACAGCAGCGTTTCTTTACCTTAAGTGGCATGAGTCTAGGTGTTACCTTGTTGGTTATGATGGTACTAAATATGGTGGTTGGCGGTTACATCAGTAATCAAAAACAACGTAATGCCTTGTTGATGCAAGAGATGCAAGTTATTGATATCAAACTAGGTAAAATTAAAGAGTTACGAGGGCGTAAAGATAAACTACAAGAACGTATTGATTTAATTCAAAGTTTACAGCGTAGTCGCAATACCCCAACACAGTTAATGAACACCTTGCCGCAATTGGTTCCTGCCGGTGTTAATCTCGCTACTCTCACGTTTAAAAATGACATTATTAAAATACATGGCACCAGTGATTCGAATACGCGTCTTGCGGTATTATTGCGAAATATTGAGGAATCGACTTGGCTCAGTGATGGTAATTTAGACTCCATAATTGCTTTGTCAGAAGCAGAAGGAAATCGTTTTGAAATGCGATTTTCGGTAACGCCAATGATGACGGACGAGGTGGTGCTAAAATGA
- a CDS encoding pilus assembly protein PilP, whose product MKRISSLIFLSLTIGGCTTDNQDLVDYINEVKARKMVQIESVPDMEGFVALNYSETGARNPFSNPRPESVKAETPFPQDCPQPNFARIKGPLETYSLDNLDMHGTLGSDKHLWGLIRASSGEIFRVSPGDYIGLNHGEILDITKNYIELSELILTGKGCWQVRTTQIPLSNQDHS is encoded by the coding sequence ATGAAGCGTATTAGTAGCCTAATTTTTCTATCTCTGACGATAGGTGGTTGTACCACGGATAATCAGGATCTTGTTGATTATATTAATGAAGTTAAAGCGCGTAAAATGGTTCAGATTGAAAGTGTACCGGATATGGAAGGTTTTGTAGCTTTAAATTATTCTGAAACAGGGGCGCGTAATCCCTTTTCAAATCCTCGTCCGGAATCGGTAAAAGCAGAAACACCGTTTCCACAAGATTGTCCGCAGCCTAATTTTGCGCGGATTAAAGGACCGTTAGAAACTTACTCATTAGATAATTTGGACATGCATGGCACCCTTGGAAGTGATAAACACCTCTGGGGATTGATTAGAGCAAGTTCGGGGGAAATATTTAGAGTCTCACCAGGTGATTATATTGGACTTAATCACGGTGAAATACTCGATATTACTAAAAACTATATTGAACTTTCTGAGTTGATATTAACAGGAAAGGGATGCTGGCAAGTACGTACGACCCAAATTCCACTCAGTAACCAAGACCACAGTTAA